The DNA window GAAGCTAAAACGGTTAAAGTATTAGAAGCAAGCCAACAACGTGTTCAGCCATTTTGTGCTGACTTCGAGCGTTGTGGTGGATGCCAATTACAACATCAGCACATTGATGGGCAAGTCACGGATAAACAAGAAGCGGTTGCCGCTCTTTTTAGCAAATTTTGCCGTTTGACAGAGCTACCTTGGCAAACTCCTATTTTAAGTGAAGCTCAGCATTATCGACGTAGCGCAAGGCTTGCCTGTTTTCACGACAAAGATTCCGACACATTACAAGTTGGATTTCGTGAAAAAGGGTCAAAGCGTATTGTGCCAATCCAGTATTGTCATGTGTTGACGGAACCCTTTGCGGATGTGGCGAGCAAAATTCGAGACGCTTTAAATAAGCATGCCCAACTCAAATCCGTCAGCCATGTGCAATTGAGTGATGCCGACAATGGCCGCTTTGTTTTACTCCGCCATTTAAAATCGATTTCATCAGAGCATAAAACTCAGTTTGAACAACAAATTGGCAGTGATGAATGGCATTTCATTTGGCAAGGGCCAAAGGATGAGGTTTCAGAATTATCCTATCCTTTACCTGAATATCGATTAGAGAAGCTCGGTTTGGCGTTCCAGTACAAGCTTGATAACTTTGTTCAAGTTAATGCCAAAGTTAATGAGGCTATGATAGAACAAGCGCTTAGTTGGCTTAACCTGTCCCCAGATGACATCGTGCTTGACTTATTTTCAGGGATAGGAAATTTCTCTTTAGCGGCTGCAAAATGTGCAAATGAAGTAATTGGAGTGGAAGGGGTTCAGTCTTCTGTTGCAATGGCTACGCAAAATGCGCACACTAACTCGGTTGCTAATGCAGAATTTCACTGCGCTGATTTAACTCAAAATCTCGTCAATGCACCTTGGTTTAAATCGAATGCGAATGTGTTGATATTGGACCCATCGCGCGTTGGTGCGGAAGAAATTCTGAAACAGCTACCACTTAAGCAGTTTGACCGTGTTTTATATGTCTCTTGTGATCCGGTAACTCTAGCTCGTGATAGCGCCGTTATATTAGCCGCAAAGTTTGAATTAACCCGAGTCGGGTTAATGAATATGTTCCCACACACGGGGCATATCGAGAGTATGGCACTGTTTCAAAGGAGGTAAGCTAAATGGTTGCAACTCGCCAATCCCATCAACAAGAACACCCGGTCGATTTCGATTCGAGGGTAGCCTTATTAGCATTGTCTGATGACAAAGTGGCGTATCTGCAACGTGCAAAATCCTTTTGCCCAGAAGACAGTGAAGACCTTCTGACAACTGCTATTGAAATGGTGGAAATCCTCGCCTCGTTAAATTTCGATGCTGAGTCGCTTGGTGCCGCATACCTCACACCCTACTACTTGAAGGGTAAACTCGATACTGAGAAGTTAAAGGAAGCATTTGGCAACAATCTGGTACTTTTGCTCGAGGGCGTAGATCAAATGGCAACCATTAGTACCCTCGCTCATCATCAAGGTAAGGGGGCTGTTCAGGTTGATAATATCCGTCGCATGCTGTTGGCGATGGTTGAAGATGTACGTGCCGTTGTAATCAAATTGGCAGAGCAAATCTGTTATTTACGTGCGGTGAAAAACGCGCAAGAAGAAGAGCGAGTTATCGCGGCAAAGGCGACTGCCAATATCTTTGCGCCACTGGCTAATCGTTTAGGGATTGGTCAATTAAAGTGGGAGCTGGAAGATCTTTCTTTCCGGTACTTGCATCCAGAAAAATATAAAAGCATTGCAAAGCAGTTAGCGGATAAGCGTTTAGACCGTGAAGCCTATATGGAAAACATGGTGAATCTGGTGTCTGAAAAATTAAAAGACGCAGGTATTGAAGCGCAAGTTTATGGGCGTCCGAAACACATCTACAGTATTTATAAAAAGA is part of the Pseudoalteromonas xiamenensis genome and encodes:
- the rlmD gene encoding 23S rRNA (uracil(1939)-C(5))-methyltransferase RlmD; translated protein: MAQFFRASKKASTQKVMTLTVTGCDHQGRGVARHDGKVWFIDGALKSETVKAEAYQNKSKFVEAKTVKVLEASQQRVQPFCADFERCGGCQLQHQHIDGQVTDKQEAVAALFSKFCRLTELPWQTPILSEAQHYRRSARLACFHDKDSDTLQVGFREKGSKRIVPIQYCHVLTEPFADVASKIRDALNKHAQLKSVSHVQLSDADNGRFVLLRHLKSISSEHKTQFEQQIGSDEWHFIWQGPKDEVSELSYPLPEYRLEKLGLAFQYKLDNFVQVNAKVNEAMIEQALSWLNLSPDDIVLDLFSGIGNFSLAAAKCANEVIGVEGVQSSVAMATQNAHTNSVANAEFHCADLTQNLVNAPWFKSNANVLILDPSRVGAEEILKQLPLKQFDRVLYVSCDPVTLARDSAVILAAKFELTRVGLMNMFPHTGHIESMALFQRR